A genomic stretch from Tenrec ecaudatus isolate mTenEca1 chromosome X, mTenEca1.hap1, whole genome shotgun sequence includes:
- the FHL1 gene encoding four and a half LIM domains protein 1 isoform X3, translating into MAEKMDCHYCRDSLQGKKYIQKDGHHCCLKCFDKFCANTCVECRKPISADAKELHYKNRYWHETCFRCAKCLHPLANETFVAKDNKILCNKCTTREDSPKCKGCYKQIVAGDQNVEYKGTVWHKDCFTCSHCNQVIGTGSFFPKGEDFYCVTCHEAKFAKHCVKCNKAITSGGITYQDQPWHADCFVCVTCSKKLAGQRFTAVEDQYYCVDCYKNFVAKKCAGCKNPITGFGKGSSVVAYEGQSWHDYCFHCKKCSVNLANKRFVFHEEQVYCPDCAKKL; encoded by the exons ATGGCTGAGAAGATGGATTGTCACTACTGCCGGGACTCCCTGCAGGGCAAGAAGTATATACAGAAGGATGGGCACCACTGCTGCCTGAAGTGCTTTGACAAGTTCTGCGCCAACACCTGTGTGGAATGCCGCAAGCCCATAAGCGCGGATGCCAAG GAACTGCATTACAAGAACCGCTACTGGCATGAAACTTGTTTCCGCTGCGCTAAGTGCCTTCACCCTTTGGCCAACGAGACCTTTGTGGCCAAGGACAACAAGATTCTGTGCAACAAGTGCACCACTCGGGAGGACTCTCCCAAGTGCAAAGGGTGCTACAAGCAGATTGTGGCAG GAGATCAAAACGTGGAGTACAAGGGGACCGTCTGGCACAAAGACTGCTTCACCTGTAGCCACTGCAACCAAGTCATCGGGACTGGAAGCTTCTTCCCTAAAGGGGAGGACTTCTACTGCGTGACTTGCCATGAGGCCAAATTCGCCAAGCATTGCGTGAAATGCAATAAG GCCATCACATCTGGAGGAATCACTTACCAGGATCAGCCCTGGCATGCCGATTGCTTTGTGTGTGTTACCTGCTCTAAGAAGCTGGCTGGGCAGCGTTTCACCGCTGTGGAGGACCAGTATTACTGCGTGGATTGCTACAAGAACTTTGTGGCCAAGAAGTGTGCTGGATGCAAGAACCCCATCACTG GGTTTGGTAAAGGCTCCAGTGTGGTGGCCTATGAAGGACAATCCTGGCACGACTACTGCTTCCACTGCAAAAAATGCTCCGTGAATCTGGCCAACAAGCGCTTTGTGTTCCATGAGGAGCAAGTGTATTGCCCCGACTGTGCCAAAAAGCTGTAA
- the FHL1 gene encoding four and a half LIM domains protein 1 isoform X1, which produces MASHRHSGPSSYKVGTMAEKMDCHYCRDSLQGKKYIQKDGHHCCLKCFDKFCANTCVECRKPISADAKELHYKNRYWHETCFRCAKCLHPLANETFVAKDNKILCNKCTTREDSPKCKGCYKQIVAGDQNVEYKGTVWHKDCFTCSHCNQVIGTGSFFPKGEDFYCVTCHEAKFAKHCVKCNKAITSGGITYQDQPWHADCFVCVTCSKKLAGQRFTAVEDQYYCVDCYKNFVAKKCAGCKNPITGFGKGSSVVAYEGQSWHDYCFHCKKCSVNLANKRFVFHEEQVYCPDCAKKL; this is translated from the exons ATGGCTTCGCATAGGCACTCAG GTCCCTCCAGCTACAAAGTCGGCACCATGGCTGAGAAGATGGATTGTCACTACTGCCGGGACTCCCTGCAGGGCAAGAAGTATATACAGAAGGATGGGCACCACTGCTGCCTGAAGTGCTTTGACAAGTTCTGCGCCAACACCTGTGTGGAATGCCGCAAGCCCATAAGCGCGGATGCCAAG GAACTGCATTACAAGAACCGCTACTGGCATGAAACTTGTTTCCGCTGCGCTAAGTGCCTTCACCCTTTGGCCAACGAGACCTTTGTGGCCAAGGACAACAAGATTCTGTGCAACAAGTGCACCACTCGGGAGGACTCTCCCAAGTGCAAAGGGTGCTACAAGCAGATTGTGGCAG GAGATCAAAACGTGGAGTACAAGGGGACCGTCTGGCACAAAGACTGCTTCACCTGTAGCCACTGCAACCAAGTCATCGGGACTGGAAGCTTCTTCCCTAAAGGGGAGGACTTCTACTGCGTGACTTGCCATGAGGCCAAATTCGCCAAGCATTGCGTGAAATGCAATAAG GCCATCACATCTGGAGGAATCACTTACCAGGATCAGCCCTGGCATGCCGATTGCTTTGTGTGTGTTACCTGCTCTAAGAAGCTGGCTGGGCAGCGTTTCACCGCTGTGGAGGACCAGTATTACTGCGTGGATTGCTACAAGAACTTTGTGGCCAAGAAGTGTGCTGGATGCAAGAACCCCATCACTG GGTTTGGTAAAGGCTCCAGTGTGGTGGCCTATGAAGGACAATCCTGGCACGACTACTGCTTCCACTGCAAAAAATGCTCCGTGAATCTGGCCAACAAGCGCTTTGTGTTCCATGAGGAGCAAGTGTATTGCCCCGACTGTGCCAAAAAGCTGTAA
- the FHL1 gene encoding four and a half LIM domains protein 1 isoform X2, whose translation MSSSGPSSYKVGTMAEKMDCHYCRDSLQGKKYIQKDGHHCCLKCFDKFCANTCVECRKPISADAKELHYKNRYWHETCFRCAKCLHPLANETFVAKDNKILCNKCTTREDSPKCKGCYKQIVAGDQNVEYKGTVWHKDCFTCSHCNQVIGTGSFFPKGEDFYCVTCHEAKFAKHCVKCNKAITSGGITYQDQPWHADCFVCVTCSKKLAGQRFTAVEDQYYCVDCYKNFVAKKCAGCKNPITGFGKGSSVVAYEGQSWHDYCFHCKKCSVNLANKRFVFHEEQVYCPDCAKKL comes from the exons GTCCCTCCAGCTACAAAGTCGGCACCATGGCTGAGAAGATGGATTGTCACTACTGCCGGGACTCCCTGCAGGGCAAGAAGTATATACAGAAGGATGGGCACCACTGCTGCCTGAAGTGCTTTGACAAGTTCTGCGCCAACACCTGTGTGGAATGCCGCAAGCCCATAAGCGCGGATGCCAAG GAACTGCATTACAAGAACCGCTACTGGCATGAAACTTGTTTCCGCTGCGCTAAGTGCCTTCACCCTTTGGCCAACGAGACCTTTGTGGCCAAGGACAACAAGATTCTGTGCAACAAGTGCACCACTCGGGAGGACTCTCCCAAGTGCAAAGGGTGCTACAAGCAGATTGTGGCAG GAGATCAAAACGTGGAGTACAAGGGGACCGTCTGGCACAAAGACTGCTTCACCTGTAGCCACTGCAACCAAGTCATCGGGACTGGAAGCTTCTTCCCTAAAGGGGAGGACTTCTACTGCGTGACTTGCCATGAGGCCAAATTCGCCAAGCATTGCGTGAAATGCAATAAG GCCATCACATCTGGAGGAATCACTTACCAGGATCAGCCCTGGCATGCCGATTGCTTTGTGTGTGTTACCTGCTCTAAGAAGCTGGCTGGGCAGCGTTTCACCGCTGTGGAGGACCAGTATTACTGCGTGGATTGCTACAAGAACTTTGTGGCCAAGAAGTGTGCTGGATGCAAGAACCCCATCACTG GGTTTGGTAAAGGCTCCAGTGTGGTGGCCTATGAAGGACAATCCTGGCACGACTACTGCTTCCACTGCAAAAAATGCTCCGTGAATCTGGCCAACAAGCGCTTTGTGTTCCATGAGGAGCAAGTGTATTGCCCCGACTGTGCCAAAAAGCTGTAA
- the FHL1 gene encoding four and a half LIM domains protein 1 isoform X6 has protein sequence MASHRHSGPSSYKVGTMAEKMDCHYCRDSLQGKKYIQKDGHHCCLKCFDKFCANTCVECRKPISADAKELHYKNRYWHETCFRCAKCLHPLANETFVAKDNKILCNKCTTREDSPKCKGCYKQIVAGDQNVEYKGTVWHKDCFTCSHCNQVIGTGSFFPKGEDFYCVTCHEAKFAKHCVKCNKAITSGGITYQDQPWHADCFVCVTCSKKLAGQRFTAVEDQYYCVDCYKNFVAKKCAGCKNPITGKRTVSRVSHPVSKARKPPVCHGKRLPLTLFPSANIRGRHPGGERTCPSWVVVLYRKNRSLAAPRGPGLVKAPVWWPMKDNPGTTTASTAKNAP, from the exons ATGGCTTCGCATAGGCACTCAG GTCCCTCCAGCTACAAAGTCGGCACCATGGCTGAGAAGATGGATTGTCACTACTGCCGGGACTCCCTGCAGGGCAAGAAGTATATACAGAAGGATGGGCACCACTGCTGCCTGAAGTGCTTTGACAAGTTCTGCGCCAACACCTGTGTGGAATGCCGCAAGCCCATAAGCGCGGATGCCAAG GAACTGCATTACAAGAACCGCTACTGGCATGAAACTTGTTTCCGCTGCGCTAAGTGCCTTCACCCTTTGGCCAACGAGACCTTTGTGGCCAAGGACAACAAGATTCTGTGCAACAAGTGCACCACTCGGGAGGACTCTCCCAAGTGCAAAGGGTGCTACAAGCAGATTGTGGCAG GAGATCAAAACGTGGAGTACAAGGGGACCGTCTGGCACAAAGACTGCTTCACCTGTAGCCACTGCAACCAAGTCATCGGGACTGGAAGCTTCTTCCCTAAAGGGGAGGACTTCTACTGCGTGACTTGCCATGAGGCCAAATTCGCCAAGCATTGCGTGAAATGCAATAAG GCCATCACATCTGGAGGAATCACTTACCAGGATCAGCCCTGGCATGCCGATTGCTTTGTGTGTGTTACCTGCTCTAAGAAGCTGGCTGGGCAGCGTTTCACCGCTGTGGAGGACCAGTATTACTGCGTGGATTGCTACAAGAACTTTGTGGCCAAGAAGTGTGCTGGATGCAAGAACCCCATCACTG GGAAAAGGACTGTGTCAAGAGTGAGCCACCCAGTCTCTAAAGCTAGGAAGCCCCCAGTGTGCCACGGGAAACGCTTGCCTCTCACCCTGTTTCCCAGCGCCAACATCCGGGGCAGGCATCCGGGTGGAGAGAGAACTTGTCCCTCGTGGGTGGTGGTTCTTTATAGAAAAAATCGAAGCTTAGCAGCTCCTCGAGGCCCG GGTTTGGTAAAGGCTCCAGTGTGGTGGCCTATGAAGGACAATCCTGGCACGACTACTGCTTCCACTGCAAAAAATGCTCCGTGA
- the FHL1 gene encoding four and a half LIM domains protein 1 isoform X4: protein MAEKMDCHYCRDSLQGKKYIQKDGHHCCLKCFDKFCANTCVECRKPISADAKELHYKNRYWHETCFRCAKCLHPLANETFVAKDNKILCNKCTTREDSPKCKGCYKQIVAGDQNVEYKGTVWHKDCFTCSHCNQVIGTGSFFPKGEDFYCVTCHEAKFAKHCVKCNKGLVKAPVWWPMKDNPGTTTASTAKNAP from the exons ATGGCTGAGAAGATGGATTGTCACTACTGCCGGGACTCCCTGCAGGGCAAGAAGTATATACAGAAGGATGGGCACCACTGCTGCCTGAAGTGCTTTGACAAGTTCTGCGCCAACACCTGTGTGGAATGCCGCAAGCCCATAAGCGCGGATGCCAAG GAACTGCATTACAAGAACCGCTACTGGCATGAAACTTGTTTCCGCTGCGCTAAGTGCCTTCACCCTTTGGCCAACGAGACCTTTGTGGCCAAGGACAACAAGATTCTGTGCAACAAGTGCACCACTCGGGAGGACTCTCCCAAGTGCAAAGGGTGCTACAAGCAGATTGTGGCAG GAGATCAAAACGTGGAGTACAAGGGGACCGTCTGGCACAAAGACTGCTTCACCTGTAGCCACTGCAACCAAGTCATCGGGACTGGAAGCTTCTTCCCTAAAGGGGAGGACTTCTACTGCGTGACTTGCCATGAGGCCAAATTCGCCAAGCATTGCGTGAAATGCAATAAG GGTTTGGTAAAGGCTCCAGTGTGGTGGCCTATGAAGGACAATCCTGGCACGACTACTGCTTCCACTGCAAAAAATGCTCCGTGA
- the FHL1 gene encoding four and a half LIM domains protein 1 isoform X5, which translates to MASHRHSGPSSYKVGTMAEKMDCHYCRDSLQGKKYIQKDGHHCCLKCFDKFCANTCVECRKPISADAKELHYKNRYWHETCFRCAKCLHPLANETFVAKDNKILCNKCTTREDSPKCKGCYKQIVAGDQNVEYKGTVWHKDCFTCSHCNQVIGTGSFFPKGEDFYCVTCHEAKFAKHCVKCNKGLVKAPVWWPMKDNPGTTTASTAKNAP; encoded by the exons ATGGCTTCGCATAGGCACTCAG GTCCCTCCAGCTACAAAGTCGGCACCATGGCTGAGAAGATGGATTGTCACTACTGCCGGGACTCCCTGCAGGGCAAGAAGTATATACAGAAGGATGGGCACCACTGCTGCCTGAAGTGCTTTGACAAGTTCTGCGCCAACACCTGTGTGGAATGCCGCAAGCCCATAAGCGCGGATGCCAAG GAACTGCATTACAAGAACCGCTACTGGCATGAAACTTGTTTCCGCTGCGCTAAGTGCCTTCACCCTTTGGCCAACGAGACCTTTGTGGCCAAGGACAACAAGATTCTGTGCAACAAGTGCACCACTCGGGAGGACTCTCCCAAGTGCAAAGGGTGCTACAAGCAGATTGTGGCAG GAGATCAAAACGTGGAGTACAAGGGGACCGTCTGGCACAAAGACTGCTTCACCTGTAGCCACTGCAACCAAGTCATCGGGACTGGAAGCTTCTTCCCTAAAGGGGAGGACTTCTACTGCGTGACTTGCCATGAGGCCAAATTCGCCAAGCATTGCGTGAAATGCAATAAG GGTTTGGTAAAGGCTCCAGTGTGGTGGCCTATGAAGGACAATCCTGGCACGACTACTGCTTCCACTGCAAAAAATGCTCCGTGA